GTTATTAATAATAAATTTTAAAGTGAATCTATTATGTATAACAACGATTATAATATATTAATCATCTGATTATGAGGAGGATTTTATGTTTTTAGATAGATTAAAAAATTTTAAAAGCTACAAAACAGAAACCACTCCCTGCAGAGTAAAACTTTCTTCCAACGAAAATCCATACGAACTTCCTGAATGGCTCAAAGAAAGAATATCTGAAGAGGTGAAAAAAATCCCCTTTAACAGATATCCTGACCCTACTTCAAAAGAACTAAAAGAAGTTATAGCAGATTTTTATGGTGTAAAGCCAGAAAATATTGTTCTTGGAAATGGCTCAGATGAACTGATACACCTCCTGATTACAGTTGTCGGGGAGATAAATAAACCTGTTATGTATCCTGTTCCAACGTTTCCTATGTATCAGGTTTCTGCTGATATTCTCGGAAGACCAAAGATCGAATTTCCTTTAGACAGTAATTTTCAGCTTTCAAAAAAAGAGATAGATAAAGCTATAGAAAAAAATCCCCAGCTTGCTTTTTTTGCTTCTCCTAATAATCCGACAGGGAACACTTTTGATAAAAACCTTATCAAATACACAGCAGAAAATAACATCTTTACAGCGGTTGATGAGGCTTATATCGATTTTTCAGATAAAGAAAACTTTCTTATAGAAGCCCTCAGTTCTGATAGGATAGTTGTTCTCAGAACTATGTCAAAAATAGGTCTTGCAGGAATAAGACTTGGAGTTTTGATAGCAAGGGAAGATATCGCAATGGAGATAGATAAAGCAAGACCTCCATTTAATATAACATACCCAACACAGGTAATAGGGAAAGTCGTTCTCACAGAAGGCAGAGAGGAGATAAAGAAACAGATAGAAAAGATCATTTCTGAGAGAAAGAGGGTTATGAATGAACTTGAAAAGATAGAAAAAATAAAAGTTTACCCTTCAGACGCAAATTTCTTCCTTATAAAAGTTCCTGACGGAGATAAAGTTCACAAACTACTTATTCAGGAAGGGGTTCTTGTGAGAAATATGTCTCACCTTCCTATGATGGAAAACTGCCTCCGTGTTTCTATAGGAAAGCCTGAAGAAAACGACTTTTTTTTAAATGCAGTAAAAAAAGTAATCAAAGAGATTTAACCTTTTTTGCTATGAAAATATAAACATTAGGAAACAGTCTTTCTACCTCAATCACATTAAAACCTACATTTTCAAGTTCTAATTTCATAATATTTGGCAGTATAAAATTTTTTATAGATTTTGAAAGATATTTATACGCATTAAAGTTTCCAGTTATGACACCTCCAAGGTAAGGAAGAATATCATATATATACTTGGCAGCAGCTTTATTTATAAAAGTACCATTCTCCATAGGAAAAAACTCAAGAATCCCCAGAATACCCCCTTTTCTGAGAACTCTGTTAAATTCTTCAAAGGATTTTTTTCTATCCTCAAAATTTCTTACACCAAAAGAAACTGTGATAAGATCTGCTGTTTCATTTTTGAAAGGAAGGGTTTCTGCCATTCCCTCAATAAACTGGACATTTTCAAATCTTCTTTTTGCTATTTCAAGCATTTTTCTAGCCGGGTCTAAACCTATCTTTAATCTGAAATCAGAATGGCAGTACTTAAAATTCTCTCCAGTACCAGTGGCAACATCAACAAAAATATCTCTGTTTTCTAAATTTTGAGATATAAGATTGAACATTGTTTTTCGCCAGCATATATCCTGCCAGAAACTGAGGAGATGGTTTGCCAGAATGTATCTGTCTGCTATCGAATCAAAAGTTTTTATTACTTTAAATCTTTTAAGCCCTTTCATTTCTTCCTCTTATATTATATTAGAATATAAATATATCCTGATTACAACTGATAGTCAATTTATTACTTAAATCACAGAACAACAGAAAACAAATCTGTATCTTTAATTAATAATACCCTCTAAGGAGAGAAGCAATGGTAAAGATAATAATTTTGCTGATTTTTATTAATTTTACAGTGTACGGTTCTACAAAAGATATAGATAAGGAAATCTCTGAAGCATGGAAGTATTATGAACAGGGGAAATTCATTAAAATGGAAAAAATATCAAGGGAAATTCTCGAGAAATCCTTAAAGCTAAAATATCCAAAAGGGATAGCTGAGGGTTATTACTATCTTGGAGTTGCTTATTACTCTATGGGTAATCTACGAAAAGCTCTTGAGTATGCGAATAAAGCTATCGAATACTCCGAAAAACATAATAACTACAGATGGAAATCTTACGCTTATACCCTCGCCGGAGAAATATTACGCTCACTTCATAAATATGATGATGCGATGAAAAACTTTAAGAAAGTTCTTCAGATTATAAAAGAAAACAAAAACAAAAGAATGCTTCCTGCAGCATACTCAAATATAGGAAATATATATTTTGAGAAGGGTAATTACAAAAAAGCTGCCGAATTTTATAGAAAAGGTCTGATAATCGGAAAAGATATAAAAATAAGGAAATCATACATCGCCCTTAACTCTTATAATCTTGGTCTTTCCTATTACAAACAGAAAAATTACACTGGAGCCATCAACTATTTAAAGGAAGCATCTGATATATATAAAGAGCTTGGAGACAAAAAATCGTATATATCCTCTATTTTTTACATAGCAAAAAGCTATATAAAAACAGGCGATTATAAAAAAGCCTATAAAATATTAAAGGAGAACTACCGGATAGCAAAAGAAATTAGGGCATCTCGTATGTACTTCAGGACATTAAAGAAACTGGAGGAACAGATTGGTTCTTTTTGATTTAAAAAAATTAGGTAAGATAGAAGAAGCAGAGTTTGTCGAAAGGAAAAACAGATTCGTAGGTCTTTGCCAGATAAACAATCAGATCAGAACATGTCATATAGCAGACTCAGGAAGGTTAAAGGAGATTCTAACAGAGGGTAGAAAACTGCTTGTTGTAAAAAATTCTGAAAAATTAAAAACCGATTACAGAGTTTTGGCTGCAAGAATGGAGGATGGCTGGGTACTGCTGAATACTTCTTTTCACTCAAAGATAGGTAAAAAAGCGATTGAAAATGGAGTTTTGGGATTTAAACCAGAAAAAATAAAAACTGAAGTACAGTTTAGGAAAAGCAGGATAGACTATCTGATAAACGACAAAATATTTGTAGAGCTTAAAGGAAGCAATCTACTATCAGGTAAAAAGTGTCTTTTCCCAGATGCTCCTACAGAAAGGGGGAAAAGACATCTTGAGGAACTCATGCAGGCAGTAAAACAGGGATACAGAGCTGTCATTCTCATAATGGTTTTGAGGAAGTGTAGATGCTTTGAAACAAACAGAAAACTTGATCCTCGATTCTCAGAAACTTTTGAAAAAGCCCTGCAAGAAGGAGTCCAGTTTGTAGGTTTTAGAGTAAAAATAGATGAAAATCTCAATGTAGTTCTGAAAGAAAAAATAAATCTCTGCAGGTAATAATATGATTACAGAGATGTTTTTTATTATGAACGTTATAGGTCTTATAGCCTTTGCTGTTGTCGGCTCATTTAAAGCCTTAAAGGAAAATCTTGATCTATTTGGCATCACTGTTCTCGGAGTCATAACAGCTCTGGGAGGAGGAATTACAAGGGATTTACTGGTGAACAGAATACCTTACGCTTTAAAATCTTTTACAGATATATCCTTTGCACTTGCAGGGGTGTGGTTTGCTATTGTCCTTTATCGTATTTTCAAGAAAGATATAAGCAACAGGTTTTTTATTCTGATACCCGATGCGATAGGTTTATCAGCATTTACAACAACAGGAGCATTGATAGCCTATGATGCAGATGTAACATTTTTTGGGATAGTTATACTTGCTACACTGACAGGAATTGGAGGAGGTGTCATAAGTGATATACTTTTAGGGAAGGTTCCTACAGTTTTAAAAGATGACTTTTACGCATCTTGTGCGATAATAGGAGCTTCAGCATTTTATATATCTGTTCAGTCCGGCATAGAGGTAAATCTCTCTGCCTTTATATGTGCAGCAGTAGTTTTTATGATTAGAATACTGGCTATTCTATATAACTGGAGGCTTCCAAAATTCTCATGAAAGAGAAATTTCATGCACTTACTTTAGAGGAAGTATTTAAACTTCTTGGCAGTTCTCCTGTCGGTCTTACAGAAGAAGAGGTGAAAAAAAGGATAGAAAAGTATGGATATAATCAGATTGAAGAAGAAAGGGAAAGTCTTTTTGTTATTTTTTTCAGGCAGTTTAATAACCCTCTCGTTTATATACTCCTTTTTGCTATGGGAATCACTATTTATATGGGAGATAAATTCGATGCAGCGATAATTGGAGGAATTGTTTTAATAAACGGTTTCTTAGGCTTTTTTCAGGAAGTAAAAGCACGGGTATCAATCCAGTCTTTGAAAAAATTAACAGAAACCAAGGCAAAGGTCATAAGAAACGGAAAAGAAAAGATAATTCCTGTCTCATTGATAGTCCCAGGAGATATAGTAGTTCTTGCAGAAGGAGATGTGGTTCCTGCAGATATAAGGCTAATAGAAGCTACAGGACTTTTAGTAGATGAATCTATACTGACAGGAGAATCTATACCGGTAGAGAAAAAGGCTGATATTCTTTTGGAGAAAGATGCTCCTTTATATAAAAGAGCAAATCTGCTTTTCAAAGGAACAATAATCGTTAGAGGCAAAGGGAAAGGTATAGTATATGCAACAGGCAAAAATACAGAAATAGGTAAAATAGCGGAAAAAATTAAAGAAAAATCTCCAGAAAGCCCTTTAAATAGAGCTTTGAAATCATTTTCCCTAAAATGGATGTTTATACTTTTTGGAATACTCTCTTTTATCCTTTTCCTCGGAATATTTCAGGGAAGAGATCTGTATAAATTATTCTTATTGATTATATCAGAGCTTGTATCGGCGGTTCCTGAAGGTCTTCCTCTTGTTGTAACATTTGTTCTTGTTATTGGGGCTTTAGCTCTTGCTAAGAAAAAAACACTTGTAAAACATCTTCCTGCTGTAGAGACACTTGGAAGCGCAACATATATAGTTTCAGATAAAACGGGAACAATAACTGAAGGAAAATTAAGAGTAGAAGAATATACAGCTACAGATTTAGAAATGTTGATGCTGACAGCAGCCCTGTGTAATGATGCAGATGAAGGAAGAGGAGATCCCCTCGAAACTGCTTTACTGAGATGGTTAGATCAAAAAAATTTTGACTGGAAAAAAGCCAGAAAAGCGTATAGAAGAATCTGGGAATATCCGTTTGATACAAATTTGAGGCTTATGGCAACAGTAAATAAAATTGACGGAACATATTATCTCTTTGTGAAAGGAGCTTTTGAAACTCTTTCAAAAATGACTGAAGGAGATATATCACAGTTAGAAAAATGGCACGATTCACTTGCAGAAAAGGGATTGAGAGTGCTTGCTTTCGGGTATAGTAAACTTGATAAAGTTCCTGACGACATACAAAAAGTAAAAATAAAGATCGCAGGTCTTGTCGGATTTCTGGATCCTCCAAAAGAAGGGGTAAAAGAATCTGTAGAAACGGCGAGAAAAGCAGGAATAAAAGTTATTATGGTAACAGGAGATAACATAAAAACCGCTGTTGCTGTTGCAGAAAAAGTCTCGATTTTTAGGAAAGGAGAAATTGCCATTTTAGGGGAAGATATTGAAAAGTATACAGATGAAGAGCTGTACAACCTCCTTAAGATAACTTCTGTTGTGGCAAGGGCTACACCTGAAGATAAATTTAGGATCGTGAAGGTACTTCAAAGAAATAAAGAAATTGTGGCTGTGACCGGAGATGGTGTAAATGATGTACCTGCTCTTAAAGTAGCTGATCTGGGAATAGCAATGGGAAGCGGTACAGAAGCAGCTAAAGATGTAGCTAAAATGATCATAACAGACAACAACCTATCTGTTATCGTTGATGCTATCAAACAGGGAAGAGTAATAGCCCATAATATAAGGAAAGTTATATACTATCTTCTATCCTGTAGTTTCGGAGAGATATTTCTTATAACATCAACATTTTTGATGAACCTTCCTTTACCACTGTACCCTGTACAGATTTTATGGATAAACCTTGTAACAGAGGGAGTTCAGGATAAAACATTCGCTTTTGGAAAAGAAGAAAAAGATTTTATGGCTGAAAAACCAAAGAAACCAGAAAAAACATTTTTTGATGAAAAGCAACTTTTTGACATACTGTACACAGCTTTTATAATGGGAGGTATCAACACAGCTTTATTTGCTTATTTACTGAAAATAACAAGTTATGAAACAGCAGTAACAATAGTGTTTACATCTTTAATAGCAAACCAATGGATTAACGGTATACAGTCAATAAAAGAAGAACCCTTTCTCAAAAAACCTTTAAAAAGCCTTACAGTAAACCCTTACATGTATATTGGAACCGGTATAGGATTTACTTTACAGCTTGGAGCAATTTATCTTTTTTCAGAATGGATTCATACAGTTCCTCTTTCATTACAGGAGTGGTCGTATATACTCATATCATCTATTGCTGTTTTTACTCTTATAGAAATAAAAAAATGGATAGAATCTATTATCAGGTAAGAAATAATGTTGTGGATTTTATTTTTTCTGCTTACAGCTATTATTTTCTTTTCTGGTAAGAACCTGGTCAGATATGGAGATATACTTGCAGAAAAGTTAAATATCGGAAGAACAGTTATCGGAGTAGTCTTTGTAGCTTCTATTACTTCTTTACCTGAACTTATAACAGGTATAAGTTCTGTAACCTTTGCAGACTCTCCAGATATAGCCACAGGAAATATTTTTGGTAGTTGTATGTTTAACCTTCTTATTCTAGCTATACTTGATGGATTCTACAGAGATACTCCTATAACTGCAAAAGTACACCACGGTCTGACCCTTTCATCGAGTTTTGGGATCATACTTATAGCTGTTTCTTCAACAGCCATCCTCCTGAAAAATAAAATTCCAGTCATCGGATGGATATCTTTTGCCTCTTTACTCATTATCTTAATATATCTGCTTGCTGTAAAAGTAATAACAGATTACGAAAAAAGGATAATCTCCCGTTCTATACACAAAACAGTTGAGATGTACAGACATATAAGTCTGAAGGAAGCATCAGTAAAGTACCTATTAAATGCTACTGTCATTATAATCGCATCTGTATTTCTTCCCAAAGTAGCAAAAGATTTAGCCCATTCTTACGGAATGACAGAAACTTTTTTCGGCACTTTTTTTGTTGCGTTTGCCACATCATTTCCTGAGATAGCCGTCTCTATAGTAGCAGCAAAAATGAATATGGTGACAATCTCTGTCGCCAATCTTTTAGGAAGTAATATATTCAACATTTTTGTACTTGCTATTAATGATCTATTCTATACAAAAGGTTCTTTATTCAATAACATCGATATCAGCAACAATATATCAGCGGCAATAGCCATTCTGATGAGTTCTATCGTTATAATAGGTCTCGTTTATAGAGCCGAAAAGAAAAAATTAAGATTGGCTTACGAATCTATAGCATTAATTATTGTTTATATAACAGGAGTTGCTATCATATACAGTATTTGAGGGGATTTCAGATGAGAGTAATACTGATTTTATTTTTTAGTTTTTTCCTAGTCTCTTACGCAAATAACTGTTTAAAATGCCATAAAGGAATTGAGCCAATACGGGAATTAGACTCTGAAATGATGAAAGAGATATTAGAAATATCAAAAAAAGTAGGCTATCCGGGAAATGATTGTATTGTATGCCATGGAGGTAACCCAGAAGCAGAAGATAAAGAAAATGCCCA
This genomic stretch from Persephonella hydrogeniphila harbors:
- the hisC gene encoding histidinol-phosphate transaminase; translated protein: MFLDRLKNFKSYKTETTPCRVKLSSNENPYELPEWLKERISEEVKKIPFNRYPDPTSKELKEVIADFYGVKPENIVLGNGSDELIHLLITVVGEINKPVMYPVPTFPMYQVSADILGRPKIEFPLDSNFQLSKKEIDKAIEKNPQLAFFASPNNPTGNTFDKNLIKYTAENNIFTAVDEAYIDFSDKENFLIEALSSDRIVVLRTMSKIGLAGIRLGVLIAREDIAMEIDKARPPFNITYPTQVIGKVVLTEGREEIKKQIEKIISERKRVMNELEKIEKIKVYPSDANFFLIKVPDGDKVHKLLIQEGVLVRNMSHLPMMENCLRVSIGKPEENDFFLNAVKKVIKEI
- a CDS encoding ubiquinone/menaquinone biosynthesis methyltransferase, yielding MKGLKRFKVIKTFDSIADRYILANHLLSFWQDICWRKTMFNLISQNLENRDIFVDVATGTGENFKYCHSDFRLKIGLDPARKMLEIAKRRFENVQFIEGMAETLPFKNETADLITVSFGVRNFEDRKKSFEEFNRVLRKGGILGILEFFPMENGTFINKAAAKYIYDILPYLGGVITGNFNAYKYLSKSIKNFILPNIMKLELENVGFNVIEVERLFPNVYIFIAKKVKSL
- a CDS encoding tetratricopeptide repeat protein encodes the protein MVKIIILLIFINFTVYGSTKDIDKEISEAWKYYEQGKFIKMEKISREILEKSLKLKYPKGIAEGYYYLGVAYYSMGNLRKALEYANKAIEYSEKHNNYRWKSYAYTLAGEILRSLHKYDDAMKNFKKVLQIIKENKNKRMLPAAYSNIGNIYFEKGNYKKAAEFYRKGLIIGKDIKIRKSYIALNSYNLGLSYYKQKNYTGAINYLKEASDIYKELGDKKSYISSIFYIAKSYIKTGDYKKAYKILKENYRIAKEIRASRMYFRTLKKLEEQIGSF
- the sfsA gene encoding DNA/RNA nuclease SfsA, which codes for MVLFDLKKLGKIEEAEFVERKNRFVGLCQINNQIRTCHIADSGRLKEILTEGRKLLVVKNSEKLKTDYRVLAARMEDGWVLLNTSFHSKIGKKAIENGVLGFKPEKIKTEVQFRKSRIDYLINDKIFVELKGSNLLSGKKCLFPDAPTERGKRHLEELMQAVKQGYRAVILIMVLRKCRCFETNRKLDPRFSETFEKALQEGVQFVGFRVKIDENLNVVLKEKINLCR
- a CDS encoding trimeric intracellular cation channel family protein; protein product: MITEMFFIMNVIGLIAFAVVGSFKALKENLDLFGITVLGVITALGGGITRDLLVNRIPYALKSFTDISFALAGVWFAIVLYRIFKKDISNRFFILIPDAIGLSAFTTTGALIAYDADVTFFGIVILATLTGIGGGVISDILLGKVPTVLKDDFYASCAIIGASAFYISVQSGIEVNLSAFICAAVVFMIRILAILYNWRLPKFS
- a CDS encoding cation-translocating P-type ATPase, translated to MKEKFHALTLEEVFKLLGSSPVGLTEEEVKKRIEKYGYNQIEEERESLFVIFFRQFNNPLVYILLFAMGITIYMGDKFDAAIIGGIVLINGFLGFFQEVKARVSIQSLKKLTETKAKVIRNGKEKIIPVSLIVPGDIVVLAEGDVVPADIRLIEATGLLVDESILTGESIPVEKKADILLEKDAPLYKRANLLFKGTIIVRGKGKGIVYATGKNTEIGKIAEKIKEKSPESPLNRALKSFSLKWMFILFGILSFILFLGIFQGRDLYKLFLLIISELVSAVPEGLPLVVTFVLVIGALALAKKKTLVKHLPAVETLGSATYIVSDKTGTITEGKLRVEEYTATDLEMLMLTAALCNDADEGRGDPLETALLRWLDQKNFDWKKARKAYRRIWEYPFDTNLRLMATVNKIDGTYYLFVKGAFETLSKMTEGDISQLEKWHDSLAEKGLRVLAFGYSKLDKVPDDIQKVKIKIAGLVGFLDPPKEGVKESVETARKAGIKVIMVTGDNIKTAVAVAEKVSIFRKGEIAILGEDIEKYTDEELYNLLKITSVVARATPEDKFRIVKVLQRNKEIVAVTGDGVNDVPALKVADLGIAMGSGTEAAKDVAKMIITDNNLSVIVDAIKQGRVIAHNIRKVIYYLLSCSFGEIFLITSTFLMNLPLPLYPVQILWINLVTEGVQDKTFAFGKEEKDFMAEKPKKPEKTFFDEKQLFDILYTAFIMGGINTALFAYLLKITSYETAVTIVFTSLIANQWINGIQSIKEEPFLKKPLKSLTVNPYMYIGTGIGFTLQLGAIYLFSEWIHTVPLSLQEWSYILISSIAVFTLIEIKKWIESIIR
- a CDS encoding sodium:calcium antiporter, encoding MLWILFFLLTAIIFFSGKNLVRYGDILAEKLNIGRTVIGVVFVASITSLPELITGISSVTFADSPDIATGNIFGSCMFNLLILAILDGFYRDTPITAKVHHGLTLSSSFGIILIAVSSTAILLKNKIPVIGWISFASLLIILIYLLAVKVITDYEKRIISRSIHKTVEMYRHISLKEASVKYLLNATVIIIASVFLPKVAKDLAHSYGMTETFFGTFFVAFATSFPEIAVSIVAAKMNMVTISVANLLGSNIFNIFVLAINDLFYTKGSLFNNIDISNNISAAIAILMSSIVIIGLVYRAEKKKLRLAYESIALIIVYITGVAIIYSI